A single window of Sneathiella limimaris DNA harbors:
- a CDS encoding AMP-binding protein, translating into MERKLKTTRPVKTVRTIEDIRSLEDQPYDGLVTAHNLFDLLVATAKDVGNSKAVTVLNSADPSDVGGSWTHRELLAEVTRSANMFKGLAGPNSQPVVAFLAPTLPYLPLLLLGAQVAGVASSINYLLNKETIFELLNAEGATILVIPAQSLDDMCWSKAAGAFEEVPTLQNIIVIGDKSELGSEYLNFVDAVQKHSSDMLEFDLTADRNTVCALFHTGGTTGRPKLVQLTHGNQIHAAFGFAQVFGYNENDVVINGFPFFHVGGTMTVGLSVLAAGGHIIVPSPYGLRSPAAIQNYWKIVDHFKVTVVGGVPTSIGSITNSWTNDFDTSSVRMAVTGGAVLPEEVGRRFEQTTGIQLFETYGMTETAAAIAFNPGYGEPVSGSVGFRAPFSETRIVKPTSFGMEMCKAEESGLVQVRGPQVFPGYLEVEHNEGTLDPEGWLTTGDVGYMSRDQRLFLTGREKDLIVRSGHNIDPAAIENVANRFENVEISAAVGMPDQYAGEVPALFVVEKSGAKIDLAALQKYLEINVHEGPARPRIIEIIEELPTTAVGKIFKPALRELAVKKKVEMELLELGGTDIEAKITVGVDHQLKTVVEVELRNGQPDLASALETALKPLPQTYRIKNSDPVKLSVDGHIAVLKLNRPENFNAVSQDLMRCLKKHLVVIADMTDLRAVIITGEGKAFCAGGDLLEFEEALQSDKQTLIDYLRYNQEVLQMVEDLPIPVIGAINGVAVAGGLELLLCCDILIAAEGAQVGDGHTKYGIVPAGGATVRLMEKLSPGHAAQLFYTAQLEPVETLQQWGLISEIVPGEKLMDKARDIAIQICKCSPEAIRHTKALIYPKNRNDDRRARMERELEHFFEHADGKDLAHGLAMFRSKQAILY; encoded by the coding sequence ATGGAACGCAAACTGAAAACAACGCGGCCGGTTAAAACCGTCAGAACAATAGAAGATATTCGATCGCTGGAGGACCAGCCTTATGATGGACTGGTAACCGCTCATAACCTATTTGATCTTCTCGTGGCAACTGCCAAGGACGTCGGAAATTCCAAAGCGGTTACAGTATTGAACTCAGCAGATCCGTCCGATGTTGGGGGATCTTGGACGCATCGGGAATTGCTGGCTGAAGTGACAAGGTCAGCCAACATGTTTAAAGGATTAGCTGGTCCGAATAGTCAGCCTGTTGTTGCCTTTTTAGCACCGACACTTCCGTATCTGCCTCTCTTACTATTGGGAGCTCAGGTTGCCGGGGTTGCAAGCTCGATTAATTATTTGCTGAATAAGGAAACCATTTTCGAATTGTTGAACGCTGAGGGTGCAACAATTCTTGTAATTCCCGCGCAATCCCTGGATGACATGTGCTGGTCGAAAGCGGCAGGCGCGTTTGAAGAAGTTCCAACACTTCAAAATATCATTGTGATTGGCGATAAGTCAGAGCTGGGTTCTGAATATCTAAATTTTGTGGATGCTGTTCAGAAGCACTCATCAGATATGCTGGAATTTGATCTGACTGCGGATCGAAATACCGTCTGTGCGCTGTTTCATACGGGCGGAACGACAGGAAGACCTAAACTCGTCCAACTGACACATGGTAACCAAATTCACGCGGCCTTTGGATTTGCTCAGGTGTTTGGGTATAACGAAAATGACGTAGTTATTAATGGGTTCCCCTTTTTCCATGTTGGCGGCACCATGACCGTTGGATTGTCTGTTTTGGCTGCGGGTGGCCATATTATCGTACCCTCTCCTTACGGCTTGCGTTCACCTGCAGCCATCCAAAATTACTGGAAAATAGTTGACCATTTTAAGGTGACTGTTGTCGGAGGTGTGCCAACTTCCATCGGCTCGATAACAAACTCCTGGACTAACGATTTTGATACGTCTTCAGTAAGGATGGCGGTAACAGGTGGGGCAGTCCTTCCTGAAGAGGTGGGCCGCCGTTTTGAGCAGACAACTGGAATTCAACTGTTTGAAACTTATGGAATGACGGAGACTGCTGCCGCGATTGCCTTCAATCCAGGATATGGGGAGCCTGTATCAGGAAGTGTAGGGTTTCGGGCACCCTTTTCAGAAACTCGTATCGTTAAGCCAACTTCTTTCGGGATGGAAATGTGCAAGGCGGAAGAAAGTGGGTTGGTTCAGGTTCGCGGACCGCAAGTTTTTCCAGGATATCTGGAAGTTGAACATAATGAGGGAACATTGGATCCTGAAGGATGGCTGACGACTGGCGATGTTGGATATATGAGCCGGGATCAACGACTTTTCCTGACAGGACGCGAAAAAGACCTCATTGTGAGAAGTGGTCACAACATTGATCCTGCAGCTATTGAGAATGTCGCAAATCGTTTTGAGAATGTGGAGATTTCAGCTGCTGTTGGTATGCCTGACCAGTATGCGGGTGAAGTGCCGGCTTTGTTTGTTGTTGAAAAGTCCGGCGCGAAGATCGATCTGGCAGCTTTGCAGAAATATCTTGAGATAAATGTTCATGAAGGGCCCGCTCGCCCAAGAATAATTGAAATTATTGAGGAACTTCCAACCACAGCGGTTGGTAAAATCTTTAAACCCGCTTTACGGGAATTAGCGGTCAAGAAAAAGGTTGAAATGGAACTCCTGGAGCTTGGCGGGACAGATATTGAGGCTAAAATAACGGTTGGCGTTGACCATCAACTTAAAACTGTTGTCGAGGTCGAGTTGCGAAATGGACAGCCAGATCTAGCTTCGGCGCTGGAAACTGCACTTAAACCTCTTCCGCAAACGTATCGCATTAAGAACTCAGATCCTGTCAAATTGTCAGTAGATGGCCATATCGCTGTGCTGAAACTGAACAGGCCTGAAAACTTTAATGCGGTTTCTCAAGATCTGATGCGCTGCCTTAAAAAGCATCTGGTGGTTATTGCGGATATGACAGACTTGAGGGCCGTCATAATAACAGGTGAGGGCAAGGCGTTCTGTGCGGGAGGAGATTTACTTGAATTTGAAGAAGCGCTCCAATCAGACAAGCAAACTCTTATTGATTACCTGCGATATAATCAGGAGGTCCTTCAAATGGTTGAGGATCTTCCCATTCCCGTGATTGGAGCCATAAATGGGGTGGCCGTGGCCGGCGGATTGGAGCTGCTTTTATGTTGCGATATTCTGATCGCTGCAGAAGGGGCGCAAGTTGGAGATGGTCACACCAAATACGGCATCGTGCCGGCTGGCGGGGCAACAGTTCGTCTGATGGAAAAATTGTCACCCGGTCATGCCGCACAGCTTTTTTATACGGCTCAGCTGGAGCCGGTTGAAACGTTACAGCAATGGGGACTGATAAGTGAGATAGTGCCTGGCGAGAAACTGATGGATAAGGCCAGAGATATTGCCATACAAATCTGTAAATGTAGTCCGGAAGCGATCAGACACACAAAAGCATTGATATATCCCAAAAATCGAAATGATGATCGAAGAGCTCGAATGGAGAGAGAGCTTGAGCATTTTTTTGAACATGCGGATGGTAAGGATTTGGCTCATGGCTTAGCGATGTTCCGTTCCAAACAGGCAATCCTTTATTAG
- a CDS encoding ABC transporter permease → MNLADTITRWRYRLVPDHLLGEILTKNWVDNVIPLFFLIAVIAVFGSAIPDFFSASQLINLTRQWGEFSLLVLALTIVIVAGGIDLSVGSTFALGNIVALALLNVAGWSMPAVVVGTLAAGAFVGLINGFLVGYLRLRAFLTTLVTLIIVRAIVDMLLLKYSVKIAGSFIDSDPWYFLGEGSIASIPFSVVVTLLVALIIHIVLSRSRIGWHILAIGGSRKSAHNVGISVRKVVCSTYIVSGMLSSLAGLLFASRLGGAGADTGLGLEIMALTAAVVGGNSLGGGRGSAAKAILGSITVMLMVNGLVRLGVTSGANSLLLGMVLLLAVAIDVRWLKNRHKLLSNIYVSPTFANLPLAPSTQAPSPYAVNDRLRPVEQIGLGEIDGPEDVILDDNDNIYTGNRTGDIIRFLAPDYSEQEVYAHIGGRPLGLAFASDGSLLCCIGGMGLYRVAKDRTIEKLTDETNRSLFSIIDDSRLRLADDLDVAPDGKIFFSEATVRYEMHEWPVDSLESRGNGRIICYDPKDKSTHTVLKNLVFPNGICMSHDGQSFLFAETWACRISRYYFAGPKTGTVEPVIPNLPGYPDNINRASDGTYWLALVGMRTPSVDLALKMPGFRRRMARRIAPDEWLYPNINTGCVVRFDDEGRILETLWDQGGENHPMITSMREHKGHLYIGGINNNRIGKLKLENTDPEWTGLKSYRGRE, encoded by the coding sequence ATGAATTTAGCCGACACTATTACGCGTTGGCGTTATCGACTTGTGCCCGATCATCTGCTAGGTGAAATCCTAACTAAAAACTGGGTCGATAATGTCATTCCCCTGTTTTTCCTTATTGCCGTGATCGCGGTCTTCGGGTCAGCTATTCCGGATTTCTTCAGTGCGTCTCAATTGATAAATCTGACCCGGCAATGGGGTGAATTCAGCTTACTGGTACTGGCACTGACCATTGTCATAGTTGCAGGCGGTATTGATCTGAGTGTTGGCTCCACATTTGCATTGGGGAATATAGTTGCTCTTGCTCTGCTGAATGTTGCGGGTTGGTCCATGCCAGCGGTAGTTGTTGGAACGCTTGCCGCTGGAGCATTCGTTGGGCTGATCAACGGATTTCTTGTTGGTTACTTGAGGCTTCGGGCATTTCTGACGACGCTTGTAACATTGATCATTGTGCGTGCAATCGTAGATATGCTGCTGCTGAAATACTCAGTCAAAATCGCTGGATCCTTTATCGACTCAGATCCTTGGTATTTTCTGGGAGAAGGATCAATTGCCTCAATCCCGTTCAGTGTTGTTGTGACACTTCTTGTGGCTCTCATAATTCATATCGTTCTTAGCCGTTCCCGCATTGGTTGGCATATTCTAGCAATTGGTGGATCTCGTAAATCTGCTCATAATGTCGGTATATCAGTGCGCAAAGTTGTTTGTTCCACTTATATCGTATCTGGGATGTTGAGTTCTCTCGCTGGTTTGCTCTTCGCATCCCGTCTAGGTGGTGCAGGAGCAGATACTGGACTGGGGCTAGAAATCATGGCCCTTACTGCGGCAGTAGTCGGCGGCAATAGCCTAGGTGGCGGTCGGGGATCGGCAGCTAAGGCGATCCTTGGGTCCATAACCGTTATGTTAATGGTAAATGGCCTTGTGCGCCTTGGGGTCACGAGTGGTGCAAACTCCCTTCTGCTCGGTATGGTTCTACTGTTAGCCGTTGCCATCGATGTAAGGTGGCTGAAAAATCGCCATAAACTCTTGTCCAATATTTATGTTTCGCCGACTTTTGCAAATTTACCTCTAGCTCCCAGCACACAGGCGCCTTCGCCATATGCGGTGAATGATCGGCTAAGACCTGTTGAGCAAATTGGGTTAGGTGAGATTGATGGTCCAGAAGATGTCATTCTGGACGACAACGACAATATTTATACCGGTAATCGGACAGGCGATATCATTCGCTTTCTAGCTCCTGATTATTCTGAGCAAGAGGTTTATGCACATATTGGAGGACGTCCGCTGGGCCTCGCCTTTGCATCCGATGGATCACTTCTTTGCTGTATTGGGGGAATGGGTCTTTATCGCGTCGCAAAGGATCGAACAATTGAGAAGCTGACAGATGAGACTAATCGGTCTTTGTTCTCCATTATTGATGATTCCCGTTTGCGCCTTGCTGATGATCTCGATGTTGCACCGGATGGAAAGATTTTCTTTAGCGAAGCGACCGTTCGATATGAAATGCACGAATGGCCGGTTGATAGTCTTGAATCTCGTGGGAATGGCAGGATCATTTGTTATGATCCTAAGGATAAATCTACCCATACCGTCTTAAAGAACCTAGTTTTCCCTAACGGGATTTGCATGTCCCATGATGGTCAGTCGTTTTTATTTGCTGAAACATGGGCCTGTCGGATCTCACGGTACTATTTTGCTGGACCAAAGACAGGGACCGTTGAACCTGTTATCCCGAATTTGCCTGGATATCCAGATAACATTAACAGAGCATCTGATGGCACCTATTGGCTGGCATTGGTTGGAATGCGGACACCTTCTGTTGATTTGGCGTTGAAGATGCCAGGTTTCAGAAGGCGGATGGCGCGTCGAATTGCGCCAGACGAATGGCTTTATCCCAATATTAATACAGGCTGTGTCGTCCGTTTTGATGACGAGGGAAGAATACTGGAAACTCTATGGGATCAAGGTGGAGAAAATCATCCCATGATCACTTCGATGCGCGAGCATAAGGGGCATCTTTATATTGGCGGCATTAACAACAATCGAATTGGAAAACTAAAGCTTGAGAATACTGATCCAGAATGGACCGGTCTTAAGTCATACAGGGGGCGCGAATGA
- a CDS encoding sugar ABC transporter ATP-binding protein — MTPILELKNGTKEYRGIPAVKEVTFTLLKGEVHALLGENGAGKSTLTKMLAGVVEPTSGQVLMDGQELTLKSPSQALDMGIAMVYQETSLVPSLTVAQNLYLTDKKHFHRLRGAYIAGQQFLQSLNFHVDPTAQVTTLGAGQKQMVEIARAVHNNAKVIIFDEPTSTLTPEEKYQFFQLVERLKKQGVSIVFISHALEEALQISDRITVMRDGQHVITDETSNFDRDSIIQAMVGRSLTSELHGSNSKRASRPPGEKVISVQNLSMQNIVRNSSFSVFAGQVTGMFGLIGSGRTEMAKIIAGVFKRNFFHGGQVRLNGRSVRYRVPRPAVRDGIIYVTEDRKIEGFFETMSISENIYMGALAGKQTKAKLVNMREMKEIAKTWTEALNVKAINGDARVIELSGGNQQKVVIAKALVQKPKFIIFDEPTRGVDVGAIVEIHQLIERLAEEGIAVLVISSYLPEILQLSDRVLVCRQGRVVEEFDRSKANEETIMYAAVH, encoded by the coding sequence ATGACCCCAATACTTGAACTCAAGAATGGCACAAAGGAATATAGGGGAATTCCCGCAGTAAAAGAGGTTACCTTTACGCTTCTTAAAGGCGAAGTGCATGCTCTTCTCGGAGAAAATGGGGCGGGTAAATCGACACTAACCAAAATGTTGGCTGGTGTTGTTGAGCCAACCAGTGGTCAGGTGCTTATGGATGGTCAAGAGTTGACTTTAAAATCACCGTCACAAGCGCTCGATATGGGCATTGCCATGGTTTATCAAGAAACCAGCTTGGTGCCTTCCTTAACGGTAGCTCAGAATTTATACCTTACAGATAAAAAGCATTTCCACAGGCTTCGTGGAGCCTACATCGCAGGTCAGCAATTTCTGCAATCTTTGAATTTCCATGTTGATCCGACAGCGCAGGTAACCACGCTCGGCGCTGGACAAAAGCAAATGGTCGAGATCGCAAGGGCTGTTCATAATAATGCTAAAGTGATTATTTTTGATGAGCCGACTTCTACTCTGACTCCAGAAGAGAAATATCAGTTCTTCCAGTTGGTTGAGCGGCTAAAGAAGCAAGGCGTTTCAATTGTATTTATTTCTCATGCACTGGAAGAGGCTTTGCAAATTTCTGATCGCATCACCGTTATGCGTGACGGTCAGCATGTCATTACTGATGAGACTTCAAATTTCGATAGAGATAGCATAATCCAGGCAATGGTCGGTCGGTCTCTCACATCTGAGTTGCATGGCTCAAATAGCAAGCGTGCCTCTCGTCCTCCAGGAGAAAAGGTCATCAGTGTTCAGAACTTATCTATGCAGAATATTGTGCGGAACTCGTCGTTTTCTGTATTTGCAGGTCAGGTCACGGGTATGTTCGGGTTAATCGGTTCTGGCCGCACAGAAATGGCAAAAATCATAGCTGGCGTATTTAAACGAAACTTCTTTCATGGTGGACAGGTTCGTCTAAATGGTCGTTCTGTCCGGTATCGGGTCCCGCGTCCCGCTGTCCGTGATGGTATAATCTATGTGACTGAGGACAGGAAGATCGAAGGATTTTTTGAGACGATGTCGATCTCAGAAAATATCTATATGGGGGCTTTGGCGGGGAAACAGACAAAGGCCAAGCTCGTCAATATGCGCGAGATGAAAGAAATCGCCAAAACCTGGACCGAAGCTCTGAATGTTAAAGCCATAAATGGCGATGCCCGTGTTATTGAACTGTCCGGTGGCAATCAACAGAAGGTGGTCATTGCTAAGGCTTTGGTTCAGAAGCCAAAATTTATTATTTTTGACGAACCCACCCGAGGCGTGGATGTGGGTGCAATTGTTGAAATCCACCAGTTGATTGAGCGGTTAGCTGAAGAGGGAATTGCTGTCCTTGTTATATCCTCGTATTTGCCAGAAATACTTCAGTTATCTGATCGTGTTTTAGTCTGCAGGCAGGGGCGTGTCGTCGAAGAGTTTGACAGATCGAAAGCGAATGAAGAAACGATTATGTATGCGGCGGTGCACTGA
- a CDS encoding strictosidine synthase, whose amino-acid sequence MRTKLFQLWDNLLGHGEAAVTVPPLDGALQPNHQLDETSSRYPLVDVDSLVTLGNELYASSGKEIFKFQSNRGWHRYKQFYADIASIAATNDGGLVVALVTGEVYIEGGNFDGSSYQLGEKYNCITAVVVSETDIFVAHGSEDNAFDEWQRDLLERRASGSIWRINKLSGEKTLLANKLAYPAGLIVEEDALVFSEAWRHRLVRVSLKDPEFHEILYSDLPGYPGRLAHANDGYWLAVFAPRSQLVEYVLREKKYRSRMMSEISPSCWIAPKLRSGQHFYEPLQGGGVKQLGVLKPWAPTMSFGLCVRLNSNFQPIYAFHSRADGHTHGVTDMVEISGNLYVAARGDDVVVSISHQEFGGEG is encoded by the coding sequence ATGAGAACCAAGTTATTTCAGTTGTGGGATAATTTGCTTGGTCACGGTGAAGCAGCTGTGACGGTTCCCCCTCTCGATGGAGCATTGCAGCCAAATCATCAGCTTGATGAGACGTCTTCTCGCTATCCGTTAGTTGATGTTGATAGTTTGGTGACCTTGGGAAATGAGTTGTATGCGTCCTCTGGTAAAGAAATTTTCAAATTTCAAAGCAATAGAGGTTGGCATAGATATAAACAATTTTATGCGGATATCGCGAGTATCGCGGCAACGAACGACGGTGGGTTGGTTGTCGCTTTGGTGACTGGTGAAGTTTATATCGAAGGCGGGAATTTTGATGGCTCAAGTTACCAGCTCGGAGAAAAGTATAATTGCATAACTGCAGTGGTCGTCTCTGAGACAGATATATTTGTTGCACATGGCTCTGAAGATAACGCTTTTGATGAATGGCAACGGGATTTGTTGGAGCGCAGGGCATCCGGAAGTATTTGGCGCATAAATAAACTTTCGGGAGAAAAAACTCTTTTGGCGAATAAACTGGCCTACCCCGCAGGTTTAATTGTTGAAGAAGACGCCCTGGTTTTCTCAGAAGCATGGCGGCATCGGCTTGTTCGGGTAAGCCTTAAGGACCCTGAGTTCCATGAAATCCTTTATTCGGACTTACCTGGATATCCAGGCAGACTGGCTCATGCAAATGATGGGTATTGGTTGGCTGTTTTCGCACCACGGTCGCAGCTTGTTGAGTATGTACTCCGGGAAAAAAAATATCGGAGCCGAATGATGTCCGAAATTTCCCCCTCATGTTGGATTGCGCCAAAATTGCGATCCGGGCAGCATTTTTATGAACCTTTGCAAGGCGGTGGCGTTAAGCAGTTGGGGGTCCTGAAACCTTGGGCGCCAACAATGTCTTTCGGCCTCTGCGTCAGACTAAACAGTAATTTTCAACCGATCTATGCATTTCACAGTCGCGCCGATGGGCATACCCACGGGGTTACAGACATGGTGGAAATAAGTGGCAACCTATATGTGGCTGCTCGTGGAGATGATGTTGTTGTTTCAATTTCTCATCAGGAATTTGGAGGTGAAGGATGA
- a CDS encoding sugar ABC transporter substrate-binding protein, producing the protein MRKFKSILLTLALAIGVSSVSAQGLDDPTRAPYYEAFKGKTVAYVPVAMGFDLTEGWAAGLRQALEPLGVKFEVRDPNWSTDVGAQALTSLITEKPDVIVVHNPDVQSYARLLKKAENAGIYVVQVNMRSSYSTDAFVGVDYVGLGEKIAQRLVDKCSPKNGGNGKIAVTQGVLTAAASVYQMQGITRVLEKHPDMKLVSNQAADWDGTKAKNIAATVLQQHPDLCGIAGFWDVMDVGTGAAIKESGKNVYLITQGGGNQAACDGLSNGTYSEVVVYNVPGQARDMANMIKQYLQLKQEPGSMKTTLFTQLEFLTKENMKPGSCWSLPSNG; encoded by the coding sequence ATGCGTAAATTCAAGTCTATATTACTGACACTTGCCTTAGCAATTGGTGTTAGCTCGGTATCAGCACAAGGTCTGGATGATCCGACAAGGGCACCATACTATGAAGCGTTTAAGGGGAAGACGGTGGCCTATGTTCCGGTTGCCATGGGCTTTGACTTGACGGAGGGTTGGGCCGCAGGTCTCCGTCAGGCGCTTGAGCCATTAGGCGTAAAGTTTGAAGTTCGAGACCCGAACTGGAGTACAGATGTCGGGGCACAGGCTCTAACCTCTTTGATTACTGAAAAACCGGATGTGATTGTCGTCCATAACCCAGATGTTCAATCTTATGCCCGGCTTCTCAAAAAGGCTGAAAATGCCGGCATCTATGTGGTTCAGGTCAACATGCGATCCAGTTACTCGACTGATGCTTTTGTCGGGGTCGATTACGTGGGCTTAGGAGAAAAGATAGCTCAAAGATTGGTCGATAAATGTTCCCCGAAAAATGGGGGAAATGGAAAAATTGCCGTAACTCAAGGTGTTTTGACTGCGGCAGCCAGTGTGTATCAGATGCAGGGCATTACCAGAGTTTTAGAAAAGCATCCTGATATGAAGCTTGTTTCAAACCAGGCCGCGGATTGGGATGGCACAAAGGCCAAGAATATTGCAGCCACCGTATTACAACAACATCCTGACCTGTGTGGTATTGCGGGTTTCTGGGACGTGATGGATGTGGGAACTGGGGCTGCTATCAAAGAGTCTGGGAAGAATGTTTATTTAATCACACAGGGTGGCGGAAATCAGGCTGCCTGTGACGGTTTGTCCAACGGTACCTATTCCGAGGTCGTTGTCTATAATGTTCCTGGCCAGGCACGTGATATGGCAAATATGATCAAGCAGTATTTACAGTTGAAACAGGAGCCAGGCTCCATGAAGACAACTTTATTCACGCAGCTTGAATTTCTAACCAAAGAAAATATGAAGCCTGGTTCCTGCTGGAGTTTGCCGTCAAACGGCTGA
- a CDS encoding DUF3750 domain-containing protein, whose protein sequence is MMFRIIKRLFLVTIIALLPFIAPQIISYASTYGEQWAHWSRARYDRTFQSPDPQTVSDAVVQVLGARTWGWRGSFAIHTWISAKPAGANEYIRYEVIGWRSPHLTIRKNIPDNYWAGNRPYVIQDIRGKTAEDIIRKLPKVVASYPYKNAYTVWPGPNSNSFIAYIGREIPELKLDLPPTAIGKDYLVGGNILGPAISGTGYQFSLRGYGGLTFAAEEGLEFHMLGLTAGFDFNDLTLKMPGFGRVSLIQ, encoded by the coding sequence ATGATGTTTCGAATTATCAAAAGACTGTTTCTGGTGACTATAATTGCGCTTTTGCCTTTCATCGCGCCGCAAATTATTTCCTATGCCAGCACCTATGGGGAACAGTGGGCCCATTGGTCACGGGCTCGCTATGATCGGACTTTTCAATCACCAGATCCACAAACTGTCTCGGATGCTGTTGTGCAGGTTTTGGGGGCACGCACCTGGGGGTGGCGCGGCAGTTTTGCCATTCATACCTGGATTTCCGCAAAACCAGCCGGGGCAAATGAATATATCCGATATGAGGTGATCGGATGGAGATCCCCCCATTTAACCATTCGAAAAAATATTCCAGATAATTATTGGGCTGGAAACCGCCCTTATGTCATTCAGGATATTCGGGGAAAAACAGCGGAAGATATTATCCGGAAATTGCCAAAAGTGGTAGCTTCATATCCTTATAAAAATGCCTATACGGTGTGGCCGGGCCCAAATTCAAACAGCTTTATCGCCTATATCGGGCGTGAAATTCCTGAACTAAAACTGGATTTACCGCCCACCGCTATTGGAAAAGATTACCTTGTGGGCGGCAATATCCTTGGGCCAGCCATCAGTGGGACCGGATATCAGTTTTCCCTGCGCGGATATGGGGGATTAACCTTTGCCGCAGAAGAAGGATTAGAATTTCATATGCTAGGACTCACAGCCGGGTTTGATTTCAATGATCTGACCCTCAAAATGCCGGGCTTTGGTAGGGTTTCTTTGATCCAGTGA
- a CDS encoding ABC transporter permease — translation MLGGKKGLPLSWQLSQEQIVFGLAVFLCVGFAVGLEGFLTTSNLLNLIRSVSILGILGVAMGLVVIGRGIDLSLVAVMAVSVAWALQLTADGMPLYQSILLGLVFCLIVGMINGILVAYVEIPAIFATLAMGTLIYGFGRYFLLKLDVVYMPDGLPYLTWIGQGTLLGIPVPIYLFAVVCLIAFLFLQYTKSGRYLRAVGDNQLAARITGVPVRPMIVFQYMISSLIGFVAGIVTAASVASMNTRVANSTFVYDVILVVVLGGIGLSGGRGRVRNVIVGTLLIGILLNGMTIMDLQYTVQNVIKGIILLLAIVIDTILNPRDEQTAQQGDI, via the coding sequence ATGCTGGGAGGAAAAAAGGGGTTGCCGCTGAGTTGGCAGCTAAGTCAGGAGCAGATCGTCTTTGGATTGGCAGTCTTCCTTTGTGTTGGCTTCGCAGTTGGATTGGAAGGCTTTTTAACAACCAGTAATCTTCTGAACCTGATCCGGAGTGTGTCAATTCTTGGTATTCTCGGCGTTGCCATGGGGCTTGTTGTTATCGGGCGGGGAATAGACCTTTCGTTGGTGGCGGTAATGGCTGTTTCAGTCGCCTGGGCTTTGCAACTAACCGCAGATGGAATGCCACTTTACCAGTCAATACTGCTTGGACTTGTGTTCTGTCTTATTGTTGGGATGATCAATGGGATCCTAGTTGCCTATGTTGAGATACCCGCGATATTTGCAACCTTGGCAATGGGGACACTCATCTATGGTTTTGGTCGTTATTTCCTGTTGAAATTAGACGTTGTCTACATGCCGGATGGACTGCCTTATCTCACTTGGATTGGCCAAGGAACACTTTTGGGTATTCCCGTTCCTATTTATTTATTCGCTGTCGTCTGCCTGATAGCGTTTCTGTTTCTGCAATACACCAAATCAGGCCGGTATCTAAGGGCTGTCGGCGACAACCAGTTGGCGGCTCGAATTACAGGTGTGCCTGTACGGCCCATGATTGTTTTCCAATATATGATTTCGTCCTTGATTGGCTTTGTCGCAGGCATCGTTACAGCTGCCTCTGTGGCGAGCATGAATACACGTGTCGCAAATTCCACCTTTGTATATGACGTTATTCTTGTCGTGGTGCTCGGAGGAATAGGCCTGTCTGGAGGGCGCGGCAGGGTTCGAAATGTCATTGTTGGGACGTTGCTCATTGGAATTTTGCTCAACGGTATGACGATCATGGACCTTCAATACACAGTACAAAATGTGATCAAGGGCATCATTCTTCTGCTGGCCATTGTGATCGACACAATTCTCAATCCGCGCGATGAGCAGACTGCTCAACAAGGTGACATCTAA